Proteins from a single region of Sebastes umbrosus isolate fSebUmb1 chromosome 8, fSebUmb1.pri, whole genome shotgun sequence:
- the tmem167a gene encoding protein kish-A, translated as MSAIFNFQSLLTVILLLICTCAYIRALAPSLIDKNKTGLLGIFWKCARIGERKSPWVACCCVVMAFSILFLQ; from the exons ATG TCGGCCATTTTCAACTTCCAGTCACTGTTAACAGTGATTCTCCTCCTGATCTGTACCTGTGCCTACATCAGAGCGCTGGCTCCCAGCCTGATAGACAAGAACAAGACCGG GCTTCTAGGAATTTTCTGGAAGTGTGCCAGGATAG GTGAGCGGAAGAGTCCCTGGGTGGCTTGCTGCTGTGTCGTCATGGCTTTTAGTATACTGTTTCTGCAGTAG